A genomic window from Lepisosteus oculatus isolate fLepOcu1 chromosome 27, fLepOcu1.hap2, whole genome shotgun sequence includes:
- the LOC138225231 gene encoding uncharacterized protein isoform X3, with amino-acid sequence MSPKECSCEPSRVKWLSSCVQRTGCQCPGPDEVLAVLEGMSSSDEESGKLLIEELLSLLQRNTKGTLPVILGFLESPQVTTAHRSAVLQAVEKLLRKTSAQHLDESLAKSTVSMALNEMTMSPKWLPDWQQPASNIVICVVRDHYDSTMDMVLSFFQPGVLPHHTLLNAVGDISRNCSRDIARDIVRLLDLLVPVLPLAVTNKMKAMMAFALEGLYESWAKFQGPGQCVQDCSSQVIISFDVVHRWLPSSEPKVTEAIVLALAAMCCLLPEEKFQSELPAVLQAFQPLYAAELDISYSRINKSLSVLVGAAVPKARPVLESQLEQLLTMVHAQDLAVLMGLCASVHLDVVLSVLKRLETQLTDPAFPCNEQGSRSDFTCALILCYGQVALKAPAEDLLQRMDTDFMERLRHHVTSKEPNVRLSLCRSVGMMAQAVRSASPSGAPSFPAKAELLATMMALDLLQFFGSSYTLDDSLEESLREGILYLAAQDLRQTIQSLVTLTSPSESSLPEVWQVLSTSQVVSETVKDLADHLGLMRDMKVDDPELNIHRHTEEQLAAQSSALTEQETPAEPVVLRALLGLITVLSIADESQAKALVPFVYCRARPCLESESPEVRRVTVVLLGQLVRLGSEKARLNKEVHSSLVSVLLNLTDPSPEVIQGCWTVLQHFTLECVLSMKEMCRILITSGQFSLAQRLALQGAQSRRAWVRESAAIFIGKSSVTMRRVIEAQCRDDAPLVKASKCSSCRGDSALVSL; translated from the exons ATGAGCCCGAAGGAGTGCAGCTGTGAGCCCAGCAGGGTGAAGTGGCTCTCCTCCTGTGTGCAGCGCACAGGCTGCCAGTGCCCCGGGCCAG ATGAGGTCCTGGCTGTTCTGGAGGGAATGAGCAGCTCTGATGAGGAATCTGGGAAGCTCCTGATAGAAGAGCTGCTCTCCCTCCTGCAGAGGAACACCAAGGGGACACTGCCAGTTATCCTGGGATTCCTCGAGAGCCCCCAG GTGACAACTGCCCATCGCTCTGCTGTCCTCCAGGCAGTGGAGAAGCTGCTGCGCAAAACATCTGCGCAGCATCTGGATGAGTCCTTGGCCAAGAGCACCGTCTCGATGGCCTTGAATGAGATGACGATGTCACCG AAATGGCTGCCTGACTGGCAACAGCCAGCCAGCAACATAGTCATTTGTGTGGTGAGAGACCACTACGACAGTACCATGGATATGGTACTGTCCTTCTTCCAGCCCGGAGTGCTCCCTCACCACACGCTGCTGAATGCTGTAGGAGATATCTCCCGCAACTGCA gtCGTGACATAGCAAGGGATATAGTGAGactgctggacctgctggtgCCTGTTCTTCCCCTTGCTGTGACTAATAAAATGAAGGCAATGATGGCTTTTG CATTGGAAGGCCTGTATGAGAGCTGGGCAAAATTCCAGGGTCCCGGGCAGTGTGTTCAGGACTGTTCAAGCCAGGTCATCATAAGTTTTGATGTAGTGCACAGATGGCTGCCATCTTCTGAGCCAAAG GTGACGGAGGCCATTGTCTTGGCCCTGGCAGCTATGTGCTGCCTGCTCCCTGAGGAGAAGTTTCAGAGTGAGCTGCCAGCAGTTTTACAGGCCTTCCAGCCACTGTATGCAGCTGAGCTGGACATCAGCTACTCCAGAATCAACAAG agtctgagtgtgcttgtgggGGCAGCAGTGCCGAAGGCCAGACCAGTGCTGGAATCCCAGCTGGAGCAGCTGCTGACCATGGTCCACGcccag GATCTGGCAGTGCTGATGGGgctgtgtgccagtgtgcacctggatgtggtgctgtctgtgctgaAGAGACTGGAGACCCAGCTGACTGACCCAGCCTTCCCCTGCAATGAGCAGGGCTCTAGG AGTGATTTCACCTGTGCCCTGATTCTGTGCTATGGGCAAGTTGCACTTAAAGCACCTGCAGAGGATCTACTGCAGAGAATGGACACTGACTTTATGGAGAGACTGAGACACCATGTCACCAGTAAG GAGCCCAATGTCAGACTGAGCCTGTGCCGCAGTGTGGGCATGATGGCACAGGCAGTGCGCAGCGCCAGTCCCTCCGGAGCTCCCAGCTTCCCTGCCAAGGCCGAGCTCCTGGCGAcaatgatg GCTCTTGACCTGCTGCAATTCTTCGGCAGTAGTTATACTCTGGATGACAGCTTGGAAGAGAGTTTGAGGGAGGGGATATTATATCTGGCTGCACAGGACCTCAGACAGACCATCCAGTCCCTAGTGACCCTCACATCTCCCTCTGAGAG CTCACTCCCAGAGGTGTGGCAGGTCCTCAGTACCAGCCAGGTGGTCTCGGAGACCGTGAAGGACCTGGCTGATCATCTCGGCCTGATGAGGGACATGAAGGTGGATGATCCAGAACTGAAT atccacagacacacagaggagCAGCTGGCAGCTCAGAGCTCAGCCCTGACAGAGCAGGAGACCCCAGCTGAGCCAGTTGTTCTGCGGGCTCTACTGGGCTTGATCACTGTCCTGTCCATCGCGGACGAGAGTCAAGCCAAAGCACTGGTGCCCTTTGTGTACTGTAGAGCCAGGCCCTGCTTGGAAAGT GAGAGCCCGGAGGTCCGCAGAGTCACAGTGGTTCTGCTGGGGCAGCTGGTCAGGCTGGGCTCTGAGAAAGCCCGGCTCAACAAAGAGGTCCACAGCTCCCTGGTCAGCGTGCTGCTGAACCTGACTGACCCCAGCCCAGAGGTCATCCAG GGCTGCTGGACAGTCCTACAGCACTTCACCCTGGAATGTGTGCTGTCCATGAAGGAGATGTGCAGGATCCTG
- the LOC138225252 gene encoding maestro heat-like repeat-containing protein family member 1 isoform X1, protein MEREGLPGLSVSELLCVPLQEPSVRLSLCRSVGMMAQAVRSASPSGAPSFPAKAELLATMMVFVKKQPSDALSRAVCLQALRACSTLSCSPELPAVQST, encoded by the exons ATGgagagagag GGCCTGCCTGGGCTGTCAGTGAGCgagctgctgtgtgtccccCTGCAGGAGCCCAGTGTCAGACTGAGCCTGTGCCGCAGTGTGGGCATGATGGCACAGGCAGTGCGCAGCGCCAGTCCCTCCGGAGCTCCCAGCTTCCCTGCCAAGGCCGAGCTCCTGGCGAcaatgatg GTGTTTGTTAAAAAGCAGCCCAGTGATGCCCTGAGCCGAGCTGTCTGTCTGCAGGCCCTGCGCGCCTGTTCCACACTGAG CTGCAGCCCAGAGCTCCCTGCAGTGCAGAGCACCTGA
- the LOC138225252 gene encoding maestro heat-like repeat-containing protein family member 1 isoform X2, whose product MEREEPSVRLSLCRSVGMMAQAVRSASPSGAPSFPAKAELLATMMVFVKKQPSDALSRAVCLQALRACSTLSCSPELPAVQST is encoded by the exons ATGgagagagag GAGCCCAGTGTCAGACTGAGCCTGTGCCGCAGTGTGGGCATGATGGCACAGGCAGTGCGCAGCGCCAGTCCCTCCGGAGCTCCCAGCTTCCCTGCCAAGGCCGAGCTCCTGGCGAcaatgatg GTGTTTGTTAAAAAGCAGCCCAGTGATGCCCTGAGCCGAGCTGTCTGTCTGCAGGCCCTGCGCGCCTGTTCCACACTGAG CTGCAGCCCAGAGCTCCCTGCAGTGCAGAGCACCTGA